ACCTTATAGTGGGAGTCACGTTTTCAAGAGGGATGGTCTTCCTGCCAAAGAAGAGAGGAGGGAGGGGATGTACCTGACAGGCACCTATGGTCGTAGCCTAGATGCCAAGTCTCGTATCACCCTCCCCGCGACCTTCCGCAAGCAGTTTGACGTCCAGGTTTGCCTGGTTCCTGTTGGGAACGCGCTCTACGGTTTCACTCCCGAGAGTCACCAAGCGTGGATTGCGAGCTTCTTCCCCAACGGGTTTAACCCCCGCAATCGGAAGGACGACAAGCTACGTCGGGCACTCGCCTCGAGGACTGTCACGGTCGACATCGACTCGGCCGGCCGTGTCGCCCTCGGCAAGATCAGGGCCGAGGATATCGCGAGGTGTGGGATCGAGCGTGAGGTGGCAATCGTCGGTAATATCGACCACTTTGAGATCTGGGACTCATCGAGCTTGAGTGAGCAGATGGACGAGCTTGACCAGGATCTCGACGAGTTGATGTTCTCCGAGTAGGGTAGGGCGTCTTGACAGAAGAATATCGGCACGTACCAGTGATGATCGACGAGGTCATCAGGGAGCTTGATCCCAAGCCGGGCGAGGTCGTCTGTGACTGCACCGTAGGTGGGGCAGGTCATTCGATCGAGCTTGCTAAGCGGGTCTCGCCTGATGGCCTATCCATAGGCATAGATCAGGATGACATGGCCCTCAATGCCGCGACCGCTCGCTTCAGGCGAGAGGCCCCCGAGGCACAGGTCAAGCTTCTCAAGGGCAATTTCGCTTCGCTCGACTCGCTCCTCGTCGACGCGGAGGTGCCAGGTGTCGACTGCGTTTTGTTCGACCTTGGCGTCTCCTCACCACAACTCGACATCCCCCAAAGGGGCTTCTCATACCATGAGGACGCCCCGCTGGATATGCGCATGGACCCGGGGATACATACCACAACCGCAGCAGAGGTTATTAACACCAAAAATGAAGCCGACCTCACCCGGATCCTGCGCATATACAGTGACGAGAGCTTTGCCCCGCGCATCGCGCGGGCAATCGTCCGAGAGAGGGAGCGCTGTCCCATCGAGACGACCCTCCAGCTTGCACAAATCGTCAAGGATGCCGTTCCTGCAGCAGCTCGTCGTCAGGGCCATCCCGCCCGCAAGACCTTCCAGGCCCTGCGAATCGAGGTGAACCACGAGTTTGACGCCCTCGAGAGGGGACTTCGCGCGGCGATCCGCTGGGCGAACACTGGCGGCAGGATCTGCGTCATCTCCTATCACTCGCGTGAGGACAGGATCGTGAAGCATGTCTTTGTGGAGATGAGCCAAGCTTGCATCTGTCCGCCGGAACTTCCGGTGTGCGTCTGTGGTTACGTTCCGATACTTAAGGTCAGGACAAAGAAGCCTCTCGTCGCGTCTGATGAGGAGGTCGCGGCCAACCCACGGTCGCGGAGCGCCCGCATGCGCGTGGCCGTCAAGCAAGACGTCACGAACGTGTAGGGTGGTACATGATGCTCCCGGGCTTCGGCCCGCCGCATACCAACGCAGCACCAACGCAACGCAAACGTAGTCTAAACGCAGTACCAACACACCACCACGTACCCCGCAGGGTGCGGCAGCACGAAGGAGCATACGATGGCATACATGGGGTCGGCCGCATATCGCCTCGATCAGCTTGAGACGCAACATCGGCAGGAGGCGCGCGGCTCATTCCGTGTGGTCGAAGGCGGAGGCCTTGATTCACACGTACGAGAAGGGGTCTCGGGGCAGTTTCTCTCGAGGCTCAAGATCTTCGTGGTGTGCGTCATGGCCTTCGTCGCCATCGGTGGGGTTCGCGTGGGTATTTCGGCGGCGACCGTCTCGAGCATGCGCGGCAATATCGCGCTCGAGACCGCCATCTCGAGTGCCCAGAGCCTCAACGCTGACCTTCAGGTTACCAAGTCACAGCTCTCGGCATCGTCGCGCATCAATGACATCGTCACCCAGAACTACGGCATGGTCGACTCAACGAATGCGGAGATCCAGGGGTCTGCAGAGAATGCGCAGTCAGGCTATGGGAGGTAGTGGCTGCGCCGCTTGGCGTAGACTCATCTTGTGAGACGCGAAGACACATACTCAGGCCCCAGCGGGGCGCGGATGCGAGGGGTCCTTTTCGGAGGGGCTCCTCGTTGGCATAGGGATGAGCGTAGCTCTGCGACCCTCGACTCGGCGCGCCTCAATTCCGGCCTGCACTCCCTTGCCATCGTTATCGTCGCCATCACTGCCCTCGTCTGTGCCCGCCTGCTTTGGCTGCAAGTCTTCGATGTCGCGAACCTCAAGGGCAAGGCGGCCTTGAAGCGCCTCAACGTCATCACCATCGAGGCAAAGCGTGGCACCATCTATGACCGTAACGGCAACGTGCTCGCCATGAGCATCGACTGCACGACGATCTACTGCAACCCCCACGAGATCTCGGACAAGGGAACAGCCGCTCGGATTCTCTCCGCTGATCTTGGCGGGGAGGCTTCCTCGTACCTCACGGCGCTTTCGCAGGACACGACCTTCTCCTACGTCAAGATGAAGGTGAACACGGACAAGGCCGACAAGGTCAAGGGTGACCTCGCGAAGAGCGGCATCAAGGGCATCTACTACCTGAGTGACAGTAAGCGCGAGTATCCCTACGGTGACGTCGGTGGTCAGGTGCTTGGCGTCGTCGGCTCTGATGGCGATGGCCTCTCGGGTCTCGAGCACTACTATAACGACGTGCTTGCGGGATCAAACGGCTCGATGACGTTCGAGACGGGCAGCGACGGCACGCCGATTGCGGGCGGCATCAGTGAGACGACCGCCACGAAGAATGGCACCGACATTGTCATATCGCTCGATGTGGACATCCAGAAGGTGGCTGAGGACGCCATCAGGCAAGGTATCGTGAGCTATAAGGCTGAGTCGGGCTCTGTCGTGGTCACCAACCCCAAGACGGGGGAGATCCTCGCGCTGTGCTCGACACCGCTCTTTCGGATCACCGACCTCTCGACCGTCGAGGAGGGGGCGCTGAGCCTCAAGGCCGTCTCGTCATCCTATGAGCCGGGATCGATCTTCAAGCTGCTCACGATGTCCGTGGGCATCGAGGCCGGCCTCATCAGGCCTGACTCGACCTACAGCGTGCCTGCGAAGGTTCGCGTTGGCGGGGACCTCGTGGGTGACGACGACGGCCGAGACTACACGATGAACATGAGCATCAGGGAGATGCTGCGTCGCTCCTCAAACGCTGGGACTGCGCTCGTCACGCAGGACGTCATCGGCGCGAAGAATTTCGCGCAGGGCATAGACCGGTTCGGCATCGGGCAGGTGACGGGCATCGACTACCCGGGCGAGGTGCCAGGCATCGTGAAGACGCACAGCCAGTACGACGGTGCGAGTCTTGGTTCTATGGCCTTCGGTCAGTCTCTCGCCTTCCCGATGATACAGATGGTGAAGGCCGTGGGCGCCATCGCCAACAAGGGCGTGCTCGAGACCCCGCACTTCCTCATCAGCAAGGGTGGCCAGAACGTCAGCTGGGACAGCCCCGGCAGGGCCATCTCGGAGGATACCGCCGAAGAGGTCACGGACATGATGCGCACCGTCGTCCAGGAGGGGACTGCCGTCAAGGCCCAGGTCAAGGGCTATGACATCGCAGGGAAGACCGGCACGGGCGAGCAGGCTGACGAATCGGGCGGCTATGCGAGCAACAAGTACGTCTCGTCGCTCATCGGATTTGCGCCCGCCGGTGACGCGGAGCTCCTCGTCTATGTCGGCCTCAATGGAACGCCATACCTTGCGTCGGGCTCTGCGGCGCCACTCTTCTCGACTATCATGGGACCGTCCCTCATCAACATGAGGGTCAAGCCGAGCGCGTAGGTCTGCAAAGGAGAACGCCAGATGCTCGAAACCACCGTTCAGGATGTCGTGGACGCCACAGGGGCAGCGTTGCTCTGCGGTCGTATGGACGCCGCCGTGCGTGGGGTCTCTATCGACTCGCGTGAGGTGGCTGCAGGTGGGCTCTTTGTCTGCTTCGTCGGCGAGCGCGTCGACGGTAATGACTACGCGCTTGGGGCGCTCGAGGCGGGCGCGGCGGCCATCGCGCTCACGCGCGAGCCGGCCGAGGAGCTTGTGGAGCGAGCGAAGGTGGCGGGCCGTGCCCTGTTCCGCGTCAAGGATGATGATCCCGAACAGTTCATGCTGCGTCTTGCCGGCGCCTGGCGCGCGAAGAACGCGGCGTGGACCGTCGTCGGCGTCACAGGCTCTGTGGGCAAGACGACGACCAAGGACATGCTGGCTGCGGCCCTGGCAGAACGCTATCGGGTCCATGCGACCAAGGGCAACCTCAACAACCTCATAGGCCTGCCCCTCACGCTGCTTACGGCCTCTCCTACAGACGAGGTGCTCGTCTGCGAGATGGGCATGAACCATCCAGGTGAGCTTGCGCGCCTCTCGGCCTGTGCGAGGCCAACCGTCGCCCTCATCA
The DNA window shown above is from Olsenella sp. oral taxon 807 and carries:
- a CDS encoding division/cell wall cluster transcriptional repressor MraZ, producing MYLTGTYGRSLDAKSRITLPATFRKQFDVQVCLVPVGNALYGFTPESHQAWIASFFPNGFNPRNRKDDKLRRALASRTVTVDIDSAGRVALGKIRAEDIARCGIEREVAIVGNIDHFEIWDSSSLSEQMDELDQDLDELMFSE
- the rsmH gene encoding 16S rRNA (cytosine(1402)-N(4))-methyltransferase RsmH, with protein sequence MTEEYRHVPVMIDEVIRELDPKPGEVVCDCTVGGAGHSIELAKRVSPDGLSIGIDQDDMALNAATARFRREAPEAQVKLLKGNFASLDSLLVDAEVPGVDCVLFDLGVSSPQLDIPQRGFSYHEDAPLDMRMDPGIHTTTAAEVINTKNEADLTRILRIYSDESFAPRIARAIVRERERCPIETTLQLAQIVKDAVPAAARRQGHPARKTFQALRIEVNHEFDALERGLRAAIRWANTGGRICVISYHSREDRIVKHVFVEMSQACICPPELPVCVCGYVPILKVRTKKPLVASDEEVAANPRSRSARMRVAVKQDVTNV
- a CDS encoding penicillin-binding protein 2 — encoded protein: MRGVLFGGAPRWHRDERSSATLDSARLNSGLHSLAIVIVAITALVCARLLWLQVFDVANLKGKAALKRLNVITIEAKRGTIYDRNGNVLAMSIDCTTIYCNPHEISDKGTAARILSADLGGEASSYLTALSQDTTFSYVKMKVNTDKADKVKGDLAKSGIKGIYYLSDSKREYPYGDVGGQVLGVVGSDGDGLSGLEHYYNDVLAGSNGSMTFETGSDGTPIAGGISETTATKNGTDIVISLDVDIQKVAEDAIRQGIVSYKAESGSVVVTNPKTGEILALCSTPLFRITDLSTVEEGALSLKAVSSSYEPGSIFKLLTMSVGIEAGLIRPDSTYSVPAKVRVGGDLVGDDDGRDYTMNMSIREMLRRSSNAGTALVTQDVIGAKNFAQGIDRFGIGQVTGIDYPGEVPGIVKTHSQYDGASLGSMAFGQSLAFPMIQMVKAVGAIANKGVLETPHFLISKGGQNVSWDSPGRAISEDTAEEVTDMMRTVVQEGTAVKAQVKGYDIAGKTGTGEQADESGGYASNKYVSSLIGFAPAGDAELLVYVGLNGTPYLASGSAAPLFSTIMGPSLINMRVKPSA